In Fibrobacter sp., the DNA window GACTGTAACCGTTCCCTCTTTGCTGTCGATAATTGTACGGCTTACAACAGCACCCGGATTATAATTGACAAGATCAGCATATTTGAATGGCTTTGCGATCAACTGCGGATCGACTTTTCCCGGTCCCTTTGTGCTCATCTCCTACCTCCTTCTGATTTAGATTTTTCAGACAAATGCGTTTGTTTACTATCAAGAACCTGGAGCCTCCAGATCCCCCAAAAGGGATTCTGTGCTCCTGTACTCCTAAACCCATTCCTCCTTAAGCACTTCTCCCCTGAGACTTATCACGATACTTTTTACCGGAACCTTTCTCTTCGCCGCCATCACTGCCTGCTTCGCGAGATTGAGAAGTCCTCCACAGCAGGGCACCTGCATTGTAACCACTGTCAAGGTGTTGATTTTCGCATCATCGACCAGCGCCTTTATCTTATCGAAGTATATCTCCTGCCCCTCATCGAGCTTCGGACATGCTATGGCCAGGGTTTTACCCTTGAGGAAATCCCGGTGGAAACCTCCAGATGCAAAAGCCGTGCAATCTGCCGCCAGGAGAAGATCCGATCCCCTGTAATGAGGAGCATTTGGCGAAATCAGATGCAATTGTACAGGCCAGTGGGTCAAATACGATTCGCTGTCTGTAGTATCCCCACTGACAGTATTCTGGAAAGTGATTGTCCTCGAACCGGGACATCCGCCACCATGGGTCTCTTTCTTCTCTGTGCCCGCATCGGGTACAGGCAAGCCGTTTTCCTTCAGAAAAGCGACCGCTTCATTGTAATACTGCTCCTGGTTGTGGCTTTTGAGATGTTCCAGATGAGCAGCGATGGTATTTTCGCCCTGCTTGACTATATTTTCCATGACTTTTCTCTCATCGTAAATTTCAGCTTCCCTCTCTACTACAGTGATCGCGCCCTGAGGACAGTGCCCCAGACACGCCCCCAGACCATCACACATGATATCACTGACCAGTCTTGCCTTGTTGTCGATTATCTGAATCGCCCCCTCGGGACAATTCGGAATACATAACCCACATCCGTTACACTTTTCTTCATCGATACTGATAATGCTGCGTTTCATCGTTTCCTCCCTTTTTCTTTCACCTCTCACTATTTAATATGCGTTTTTTGCGGGGAACCTTTCTTGATGTAAATCAAGAAAATGAGATTTTTTTCACATTAATTCCCGCCTTCTGCATATAACAATGCAGCCCTGAAGGGGCGAAATAGTTTTAATTTTAAGAAATGTCTTGAACTATGATTAAGCTGATTAAGAAGGATTTAGAAAAGGATCGATTCCGATACCGACCCCGAAACGGAGATTTGTGGTTTTACAATCGGTGCTGCAAATCAGATGCTATGGGGAAACGGAGTCTTGACGCAGGAACGGCGTAGAGGCAAAAATGTTGCTTGTAATTAACAACAGTCACGTAGCAAGTCCTACCCATGACGGTCTTCCGGCATGGATAATGATTCGTCACCTTCAGCGGGGGTTTTAGGGGCCAGGAATACGGCCCCTACCTTTTTTTTGATGCTTTTTATATATGACTATCAATTATTTTGATATTTATTCTATATCATTATCATTACATTACAATTAATGTTCCAACCCCAAAAACCGAATTATTTTGTTTAAAACCTAATCTTATCCCGAATCGAACCGAAGCGAAAGGTAAATCATACACACCATGGACATGCTCAGAATGCTGGATTTTACCGAGCTTTTCGGAGGCCTTTCCGAGAGGAGCAAAAAGATGCTCGCTGAAATCGCTATCCCGAAACGGCTTCAGAAGGGAGAGACTCTTTTTCATGAGGGGGACAAGGGTTTTGCTCTCTATCTCATGGGGCACGGAAGTATCCAGTTGGTGAAATCCGGGCCTGATACCAAAGAGGTAGTTGTAAAGATGATCCATCCGGGAGAAGTTTTCGGTGAGGTGATTCTTTTTGAAAAGGATCAATATCCGGTAACCGCGACTGCTGTAAAGGACAGCACCGTTTTTGCCCTCCCGAAACATCAATTCCACTGTCTTCTCAATGATCAATCATTCAGAAACGACTTTATTGTCCTTCTGATGCACAAGCAGCGCTATCTGACCGAGCGTCTGATGCATTTTCAGTCGCATTCAGTGGAGCACAGGTTCTATCTTTTCCTGAAGGATCAATACGGGATGAAAAATCAGATCACTCCCGGGATGTCAAAGAAAGAGATGGCCGCTGCGATAGGGGCCACCCCGGAAACCCTCTCCCGCATCCTTGCGAATCTCAAATCAAGCGGCATGATGGTGTGGGAAGGCGGGAAAATACTGATAAAGGATGAATACTGGAAAAATTACGGTGAAGAAGATCAATTAATGCCTTCAAGGAGAAAAAATGATTGATATCAAGGGTAAATGGGCACTTGTCACAGGTGCAAGCAGAGGAATAGGAAAGCAGGTGTCAATTGCGCTTGCTGAAAAGGGATGTAATCTCATTATCCACAGCAGGAATCTTTCCCATACTGAAAAGCTCGCCGAAGAGATCTCCTCCCGGAATGTAAAGGTCTTCCAGGTGCAGGCTGAACTTGTCGAAACAAAGACAGTCAGAAAACTTGCCGAGGAGGCGGAAAAACTATCCGGTGGACTCGATATTCTCTTCAACAACGCAGCAATCATGACCCAGTACCGTACCGACTATTTTATCACTGAAGAGACCGATTATATAAGAAGTTTCACTGTTAATACAATTGCCCCGATCATGCTCTGTAATCTCATTATCCCGTCGATGATTAAAAGAGGATTCGGCCGTGTTGTCAATGTGACATCAGGAATCAAGGATGAGCCTCAGCTTATGCCCTACGCCGCATCGAAAGCTGCCCTGGATAAATATGTGACGGACATGGCAAAGCATCTGAGCAGCACAGGGGTACTGATGAATCTTCTGGACCCGGGATGGCTCCGGACCGACCTGGGAGGGCCAAATGCTCCCAATCCCGTGGAATCTGTGATTCCGGGTGCGCTGGTACCGGTGCTATTGGATGATGACACCTGCGGGAAGCTTTTCAGGGCGCAGGAGTATAGGGAGGCGTCATAGGGTCGGCGTCATTAATGACGCCTCTATTCATGAGAACCCCGATGAAATCGGGGTGAAAAAGCCCGTTTCTAACGGGCTTTTTTTGGCTAGAGGCGGACATTTATGCCGCCGGGGGGTCGGTCGGTATCATCAATGACACCTCCACGAAACATAAAACCCGATGAAATCGGGGTATGAGGAAGCCCGTTTCTAACGGGCTTCCCTTGGCTAGCGGTGGCATTTATGCCGCCGATTGATGCCGCCGATTACGCCCCCGATAATCCAATCCCCCCAAAACAATATTTCCCCCAACTATTCGCATACATGCTCTGCAAGGTCTTGAATTATTTTCTGTAATGACAAAAATTTCACATCAGAACGCCTTTTTCTCAGGGCGACAATCTCAGGAGTTTTCCAGATGAACAAGGAAAGAGATGATTTTTTCGATGAGCAGTCAGGCAACGATCAGGCATCAGACCAACTGCTGAAAATGATCGAACAATACGACAAGAAAGTACGCACAGATATCACCCCCGGACTGAAAGTGACCGGAAAAGTCACCCGCATCGGAAGCGAATACGTCTTTATCGATATCGGAGCTAAAAACGAAGCACTCATGAAAGTCACTGAATTGAGCGGAGAAAACGGTGAGTTGTCTGTAAAAGTCGGAGATAAAATAAGCGCATTTGTGGTATCAGACAGGGCTGATGAAATCATCATGAGCAAGAGCATGGGAGGCCAGTCTGTGCCTGTGTCTGAACTGATCGAGGCCATGAACAGCCGTGTCCCTGTACAGGGAAAAGTCACCGGAATCAACAAGGGCGGTCTGAATGTAAAAATCATGGGTAACAGGGCATTTTGCCCGGTTTCTCAGATCAATATCAAATTTACAGAGGATATCAACTCCTACCTTGGCAAAACTATGGATTTTGTAATAACCAGAATTACCGAGGGAGGAAGAAATATAGTCGTCAGCCGAATCCCTCTTCTGGAGCAGGATCTCAGTTCAAGATTTGATGCTTTACAGGATGCGGTAGTCAATCACACGGTCCTCAGAGGCAAGATAACAAAAATTACCGAGTTCGGGCTTTTCGTTGATTTGAACAATATCGAGGGACTGGTACATATCTCCGAGGTCTCATGGGAGAGGGCAGAGAAGCTCGATGAGCTCTTCTCGGTGGGTCAGGATATCGATGTGGTGGTATTGAAAGTAGAGAAAAAGGAACCGCTGCGCAACTCCAGAATCTCTCTTTCTATCAAGCAGGTCCTTGATGATCCCTGGAAATCTGTCGGTTCTAAATTTTCACCCGGCCAGTCTGTGCAGGGCAAGGTAACAAGAATCACCAATTTCGGTGCATTTGTTGAACTTATCCCTGGTGTTGAGGGGCTGGTGCATATCTCCGAGATGTCCTGGGGAAAAAGAATCCATCATCCTTCCGAAGTTGTTCAGGAGGGAAATCTGGTGAATGTCAATATCCTCGGCATTGACGAAAACAAAAAGACAATCTCTCTGAGTCTCAAGGATGTTTCCAATGATCCGTGGCGTGATGTGGAAAGCCGTTTCCCTGTTGGATCCGAGGTATCCGGGACAGTCGTCAAAAAAAGCAGGTACGGATACTTTGTGGATCTTGACCAGGGAGTCACCGCCCTTCTTGTTTTCGGCAATATCTCCAAAGATAAAAAAGATTCCTTGAAAGAGGGAGATGTTATCACTGTGACAGTGGAGTCTATAGATACCGAAAACCGTCGTATCTCACTCTCCTTTGGGGTCACCGAAACAGTGAACAACAATAAAGAGGTTTCAAAGTACCTTGACTCTCAGGAAAAAGTGCTGCAGGAAAAGAAGGCATCTACTGAATTCGGCAGCGCTCTTCTTGCTGCCTTGAAGGGGAAAAAATGAATATTCTGGCTTTCGGAGGCGCCGGGTATATCGGCAGCCACGTTGTCAGGGCTCTTATTGATAAAGGGCATAGTGTCACAGTATTTGATAACATGTCAACCGGACGTAACGAGAATCTTTTTCCGGACACCCATTTTATCGAGGGTGACATACTCGATTACGCCAGGGTGCGTTATGCCATGGATAAAGGTTGTGATGCCATAATTCATCTTGCGGCGTTCAAGGCTGCCGGGGAATCGATGATCGCGCCGGAAAAGTATTCTCTCAACAACATCACCGGAACCATAAACCTTTTGAACGCGGCTGTAAGCTCAGGTGTAAAGTACATCGTCTTTTCCTCATCAGCGGCTGTTTACGGTGAACCGAAGTACCTTCCAGTTGACGAGAATCATCCGGCAAATCCAGCAAACTACTACGGATTTACAAAACTGGAAATCGAGCGGATTCTTCACTGGTACGACCGTCTCAAGGGCCTCCGCTATGCCGCTCTACGCTATTTCAATGCAGCCGGATACGATATCGAGGGAAGAATCACGGGGCTGGAGATAAAACCGGAAAATCTCCTTCCCGTGGTCATGGAAGCCGCATCAGGGGTAAGATCTGAGCTGGCAATTTTCGGCGATGACTATGATACTCCTGATGGGACCTGCATAAGGGATTATGTACATGTAAGTGATCTGGCCGATGCGCATATCAGAGCACTTGATTATATCTCCAATGAAAATTCGAGCATTATGGTGAACCTGGGAAGCGAAAACGGTATCAGTGTAAAGACGATGGTGGAAAAGGCCAGAGAGGTCACAGGCAGAGAGATTCCGTCAAGAATTGCTCCCAGGAGACCCGGTGATCCGGCCAAACTCGTCGCTTCCTCACAACTGGCCCGGAAACTCCTTGGATGGGTGGCGAAGTACAGTGATGCCGAAACGCTGATAAGGAGCACCTGGAAAGTTTATCAGAATTCAGTTGTTAATTGACAAGCCAAAACAACTGAAAACTCATCTCACTTCCAGAGATTTTCGGATTGCCTCTTTGAGGGCTTTTGCCAGCGGCGGAGCGAAGAGTTTCCTGGCAAATGTCGGTGATGAAGCATCCGGGGTCCTTTTCTTAAACATCGAATAAAAAATCGGCCTTCCTGTAGCCCCCAGACCTATCTTTTCGTAAAGCAATTTTCCATCCTTGCTCCATATTTGGACATGAAATTGCGCATTTGCCGAATATGTGACAGGACGCACATACGATCCCTCATATTTTCCGCCTCTCCACCCTTTCTGCCTCACTGCGCTGTGTTTTATGGAGCAACTGTATGGAACCGCGACCAGATCCGAATTGAACTCCTTCGCTATGCCGGCAATCAGTTCACTGATCGTATCCTTTGATGTTTCACTTTTCACCAGATTTGACCAGTATTCCTCTATTTGCGGCACTTTTTTGTTTCCTGTGGAATCCGGATGCTGATCAGTTACTTTAAATATCCTGGAAAGCTCAAAAAGCACAAGCGCGTTTGCAGCTTCGATGTAAAAAGAATCACTGTATTCCACTTCCGGTTTTAATGATGTATTATCGATATATTCCGATTTGATCGATTTAAGGGGGAGATACAATATGGTAAGTGATGTGTCATTCAGGATGTTGGAATCGGCAACATAGTGTAAAGTTTTCGCCGGACTTGAACTAAGTACAAAAACCGCACAGACAGGGATTACAGAGAGTAGTTTTAACATTATGAGATAAGCCGTTCTGTTATTGAACCGGAAAAGGAAATTTTTTGAGAAGTAGATACAGAACTAATATACAATATTTGACGTTTAAACAAGGAAACTGTCTTCTCCGGCTCGGGGTCGGTATCGGAATTGGCATCGGTATCAATATCAAAACAGGTAATCCTTTAATCATGCGAATCAAAGTCAGTATCTAATCAAACAAATCATGGTATGAAATTTCCTAAACTCCTTAAAAAAACTCAGTGCAGAGTCCCCACACTTACCGGATGGGTACTGTTTGTTTCTGTTGTTCTGACTACTGGTTGTGTTTTTTTCCTGAATGTGCATAATTTCCTTTCAGTAAACAGACCTCTGGGAGGAAGTATTCTGATAGTTGAGGGATGGATTCCTGACTATTGTCTGGAGGAAGCTGCAAGGGTTTTCAGGGAGGGTGATTACAGAATGCTTATTTCCACAGGGGGCCCACTTAAGCAGGGTTCTTATTTAAGGGAATATAATACTCTTGCCGAACTGGCAGCAGCCACATTGAAAGAGCTTGGTATTCCAGAAAAGCAGATTATTTCTCTTCCCTCGCCGCACACCAGGAAAGATCGTACCTGGCAGTCCGCGCTCACAGTCAAGGATTTTCTTCTCGATAAAGATTCCTGTGTCATAGATCTTTTCTCATTCAGTGTGCACTCCCGCAGATCAGCTTATCTTTTTCGTAAAGCATTAGGCAAAAAATTCAGAGTAGGAGTGATCTCCACCGAAAACCGCGATTACGATCCATCCCGATGGTGGATGTTCAGCGAGGGAGTAAGATCGGTATTAAGTGAATCTATCGCTTATATCTACGCCAGAGTAACCTTTTCTGCTCCCTGATTAGATCGAAGTGCCTCTTCATCAGACGACTAGTTTGTCATTTCGACGAATCTTTGAGGAGAAATCTTCTCATAATCAGAGGTTTATTCCACCTTAAACCCTGGTGTCCCATACCACCCCGCTGAATCATAAAAAACAGGACATTCCCGCCAGTTTCTTCCGAAATTATTAGAAAGGGCATCGTATGACTTATTGACAAGCTCAATTGATCTGCTGTCCTTTACTACCGGCCATTCTATTTTGTTGGATTCACCGGTAAAGATCACCTGATCAATCACAGTAGAGTCTTTGCTCAGTAATGCGATCCAGTTACCGGATGCTGACAGGTTAAGAAATGAATTTGACTGATCAATCCAGGAGCCATCTCCTCTTCCAAACACATAAAAACCTTTTCCTTCTATCTCCACATCTGTAATTGTATTTATTGTTTTATCAAGCACTACCAAAAGTGTATCGAGAAAAAGCGAATCTGTTCCTGGATTGTAAATTTCCACATATTCTGCTTTATCAACTTTGTACATTAACTCGGTTATAAATAGAATACCGCTTTCCGTATCCGCGATATTTAATCCATCCATACTTCCAGATACTAAAGTTATTCCGGGATCATAAATCGAAAGATTGAGGGAAAGATTTCCCGGAAGGCCTTTGAATTCAAGAGTAACAGAACTGTTTGAAAGAGCATTGAATGTCAGATCCCTCGATGCGGTGTAAATAGTATCACCCCCGGGCCCTACCCCGGATACGTAGAGTGTGCCTTTGGTTTTGTTGGGAATTTTATCTATGCTGATGAAAACTCTCGTATTTCTGCCAGTATGCACTACCCAGCTTGTGTCTTTTGAGACAAAAGATGCGAAAATGGAATCCACCGATGTCGGAATACCAGCTATTTGTAAATAGATCGAGCCCACCGCCGGGACAAGGACAGCGTTTACATCTGAAACCGATCCCGGATATATCCGCACAGTCCTGGAACCCACAGAATCTACATGCACCGTAAATCCGCTCTTATCTACAGTGGTAACTGTGATTTTCCGGTTACTTCCGGATGGGATACCCGGAAACGTATCCGTAAAGAGAAATTCTCCCGAAGTGATCTTTTTGCTCCTCCGCATTGTACCTATGTCAGACGCGCTGACTACTACCACCACGCTGTCATAGGTAGTCAGCATCGATTCCGATGCTTTGGCAAGATTGCTTTGCAGAATCTGGGCTCTGATCACCAACGATCCATTTTTAGATTCCGGGCTGGATGGATAATCCCCGCAAAACAAGAATAAAACCATTGCAGCCGGAAAAACTGAAACAGCAAAATGCTTTATCCTCATAATACTTATCCTTTCCCAGAATGAGAATTACTGGCCTGCAGCCATGAAGATGAAGCAATTTTCTTACCATTTTTTCAGGGATTTAAAATGAAGGAAAAGCCTAACTGAAAGAGCTGATATGGTTCTACTGACTTACAGGGGAAACTTTCTGCCGAAGGTTCAGTTCATTCCCGTGGGCCTTTTTTGTTCTCTTGTGGTGAGGAATAAAATAGTGCCACAAGATCCCAAATGTAAGAAGTGCCACCATGAAGCTGCTCATTGATGCCATCGAGGTGTGAGTAATAAACTTTTTTACCATCTCTACCGTGTTCAAATGAGGAACCGTAAAAAAACCATACCCAAACCCTCCGGACACTGTAAAGCCGCCTATTCCAATGCCAATGGCAAGCTTTTTCGCGAATTTGAATCTGTGAGGAATAATGTGTCTCAGCGGTTCTGCCTGCCAGTACCATTTAAGATACCAGTAAACCATTATAACAATACCGGCCAATGAACCGGCATACTGCAGGATATAGTAGACTCTCATTGTCCCCTGAGGAAAAACAAATACGGGACTGTTTAATACAGGAAACATCTGCACTATCCATCCATCATGATGAGTCAAACTGTCCCACAAAAGATGGGAAAAAGCCCCGAGCACAAGTGAGAGAACAATTCTGATAAAGTTGCTCAATGGAAAAAACCTGAATCTCTGTGCGACAGGGAATAGTCTTACCTGATGATTGTGCGGAATTAATGACAAAAGGGGAAATTTGATCAGTTTATGGAAGACAAAAAGCGAAATCAGTCCCACCGGGAGACAGAAGATAAAAACCCCCGGAATGGTATGTCCTATCGCTTTTCCATCTGAAAGCCGCAGAAAAAACTCAAAATCAGGAATCATGCTTCCCAGAACCAGGGCGGATGTAAACAGGCCGAAACGCCTCATAGGAACAGACAACGCAGGATGAGAAATGGTAACTGGCATATTTTAAGTCTTCATTGAGAAGGTGGTTAAAATGAACAGAAGGAAAATCCTGAGGGGACTTATCGCTCCTGAGGGCAACCTCTAATCCGGAACTAATCTGAATTTAAAAATGGTTTTTCCAAATTGAGAAAAAAGACTGAAAACCGATTTCGTTTTGGGAAAATGGAAATTGAGGGTTTTTTTGATGGAATGTTGGCCCCTAGCAAAAAACCACATTTTTGGGCGGCATAAATGCCAGCCCCTAGCAAAAAAAAAGCCCGTTTAAACGGGCTTTTCTTCAATGGCTGTGGCATTAATGCCACAGCCAAAACTGCCAAAAACTATCTCTTCACCCCCAAATACATCCTCGTAGTCTGCGTCTCACCATCCCTCAACGTAACCCTTATAACCGCCATATATACCCCAACTCCCACATCTCTCCCCTTGCGGTTACGCCCGTTCCAGTGAAAGTACATGCTGCTTGCACTCCCACTTCCAGGCACCAGGTCTCCACTTATAACCCTGTTTCCCAGTTGATCCAAAATATCGACTTTCCCACTGAAATCACCCGTCGTCTCTATCCGTGAAAACGGAACAACCCTGATCACCATCCCGGGAAGACCCGCGATTCCAGGAGGTAAATCACCGTTATCCGCTACAAACGATTTTCCATGCACCAGCGGGTTTGGACCGACATCTATCTTTATTGTAAACGACAGCGGCTTTACCTTTAAAGGAGCATTCCGGTTGCCCGGATTGTCCTGCACTATTCCCTTGTTGTCAGCCATACCGGATGACGGGTCGATGCGGATAGAATCGCGGCTTGATGGGAAAGTGGCTCCATTTATGGCCGTGATCAGGTAAATGTGCGACTTGTTTCCGCTCTCCCTCAATAACTCACCCGAAAAAGTGTAAGTCGTCCCGGTTTCCTTCGAGGTCAGAATAAAAGGCACTCCCGGTACGATTGTAACCGGCTCTGAAAACTCTACTGTCAATGTGTCCTGAGTAGATTCGGATTCAGTCACAGACGGAGCATAGACAGCCGAGATTATTACCGGTGCTGCACTGTCAGCCACACCAATCTCCAGACTGCTGTTAGGGAATGAACTGTGTACTCCCGAAAAATGCATCATCCCGCCTGTTACTATCTGAGTGTCGGTAAGAAGCCCCTCTATCCTCATGCCTATCACTTTCTGATCTGCTCCGGGATAAAAGATGCTGTCCTGAGGCACCACCACCATCGAATTTGTGTTCCAGTATAATCCGGCGGCAAGATTTTCTTTACTTATGTCTTTATGAAAGGTCACCTCTACATAGTCAATTTTACCGTCCAGATCCAAATCCTTGTAAAACGCTCCTGTCACACGCGGCGGCAGCTCCTTGAGAACAATCTCGATACGTGGATTCTGCGGATGAGCATGGTTGCCGGTAGCATCAGTTACGGTTCCTGCAGGATCTATGGAAACCGAATCTCCCCTGGCTATCGGTATCTCACCGGCGTTTGCCAGTACGGTGAATGTATTGGTCGCCTGATCAGATCCGATTATCGCCTTTACAGCTATCGGGTATTGACCCGATCCCTTGGTTAACACAAGAACACTTCCGATCAGACTCGTTACTGCCTCCGAAACCGAAATTACAAGAGTATCATCTCCCGGTCCCTCACGTTCGTAAAGAGTAACCGTGCCGGTAAGAACCGGTCCTGCCGCATCATGAAGCGGGAAATTGGACTTGCGTACTGCACCGCCATGGGTGATAAATGAGTTCCCCTGCCCGGCCATCCCCGATGAAAAGCCTGTAATCCCCTGCTGGAAGTTTGGACGGAAATAAGCACGGACAGTATTGTCGGATACAATTGACATTGAATCCGCCGGCATCTTTACTATTCTGCCGGTGGATGAATTGGGGAAGAAAACCTCAAAGGAATCCGGAAGCTCCTTTATTGCTGTCGAGTACACCACTTCCATCTCATCAACTGCACCGTCCCCGTTTACATCAAAGATTCTCCCGCTGACAGCAACCGGGAATGTGGCCTTGCTCGCGAGAAATGCCGTCGATGAATCTGACGGGTCCGTGGGATCGATATAGGTGATCTTTATCCTGTCTCCCCCGGTCATTGAAATCTGATTCGGCCCTCTCTGCGATACATCCAGGCTGACTACCGATATGGGCACCTCGGTCTGGAAGACATTCGACGAATCAGCGGTTTCAACTACCCTCACAACAAGGGAATCACCGTTGATCGGATTGTAAACAGATACCCAGAGAGTATCTTTTGCACCGCGGTTCTGGTTCCCGTTTTTATCTGTCACGATAATATGGAAAACCGTAGTGTCTATTTTTGCGGTATCACTTATTACTTTGAGTTCAGTATCCCTGATGGAGAGGTTTGATGGATACTGCTGGATAAAAGGCGCCTCAATGTAAAAACTGTGATTTGTCACAGCACACCCGAAACACTCTTCACAATCCGTTGATGGTCCCGCGAAAAGTGTTACGTCAACCAGATTCCTGCCGTTCTTTACAGGCACAGGAATATTGAAATCGTAGTTCTTGTTCGCCTCATTCCAGAAAACCATCGATGACGGGTTGTCAAGGCGTACGCCATTTACCCATATATCATTGATCCTGCCATCAACCGGTGTCACATTTGCATATCCGCTTACTGTCAATGTTTTTGCCGATCCCTCATACAGGTAATAATCCGCGTTGGGATTACTTATCGGAGATGTAATCTGGGAGGTTAGCTCAAAGTGAGTCTTCTTTGTGGCAAGCTCTGCCTTCGATGGAGAATAGCCCCAGACATACTCCTCTTTGCGGTAAATTGTCACGTAATAATTGATCGGCTGAAGAAAATAACTGTTATCAACCTCATCTTTGGGCAGTTCAGGAACTCCGGGATAATCAACCGGATCACCCTGTGCTGTGCTGTGCGGTCCGAAACTCCAGTCCCTGTCACTTATCACATGCACAGGGGGTTCATCGAGCTGATCTATTCCCCTCTCCGGTTCCCATCTGACAAAGATAATAT includes these proteins:
- a CDS encoding 4Fe-4S binding protein; its protein translation is MKRSIISIDEEKCNGCGLCIPNCPEGAIQIIDNKARLVSDIMCDGLGACLGHCPQGAITVVEREAEIYDERKVMENIVKQGENTIAAHLEHLKSHNQEQYYNEAVAFLKENGLPVPDAGTEKKETHGGGCPGSRTITFQNTVSGDTTDSESYLTHWPVQLHLISPNAPHYRGSDLLLAADCTAFASGGFHRDFLKGKTLAIACPKLDEGQEIYFDKIKALVDDAKINTLTVVTMQVPCCGGLLNLAKQAVMAAKRKVPVKSIVISLRGEVLKEEWV
- a CDS encoding Crp/Fnr family transcriptional regulator, with the protein product MLDFTELFGGLSERSKKMLAEIAIPKRLQKGETLFHEGDKGFALYLMGHGSIQLVKSGPDTKEVVVKMIHPGEVFGEVILFEKDQYPVTATAVKDSTVFALPKHQFHCLLNDQSFRNDFIVLLMHKQRYLTERLMHFQSHSVEHRFYLFLKDQYGMKNQITPGMSKKEMAAAIGATPETLSRILANLKSSGMMVWEGGKILIKDEYWKNYGEEDQLMPSRRKND
- a CDS encoding SDR family oxidoreductase — encoded protein: MIDIKGKWALVTGASRGIGKQVSIALAEKGCNLIIHSRNLSHTEKLAEEISSRNVKVFQVQAELVETKTVRKLAEEAEKLSGGLDILFNNAAIMTQYRTDYFITEETDYIRSFTVNTIAPIMLCNLIIPSMIKRGFGRVVNVTSGIKDEPQLMPYAASKAALDKYVTDMAKHLSSTGVLMNLLDPGWLRTDLGGPNAPNPVESVIPGALVPVLLDDDTCGKLFRAQEYREAS
- a CDS encoding S1 RNA-binding domain-containing protein — protein: MNKERDDFFDEQSGNDQASDQLLKMIEQYDKKVRTDITPGLKVTGKVTRIGSEYVFIDIGAKNEALMKVTELSGENGELSVKVGDKISAFVVSDRADEIIMSKSMGGQSVPVSELIEAMNSRVPVQGKVTGINKGGLNVKIMGNRAFCPVSQINIKFTEDINSYLGKTMDFVITRITEGGRNIVVSRIPLLEQDLSSRFDALQDAVVNHTVLRGKITKITEFGLFVDLNNIEGLVHISEVSWERAEKLDELFSVGQDIDVVVLKVEKKEPLRNSRISLSIKQVLDDPWKSVGSKFSPGQSVQGKVTRITNFGAFVELIPGVEGLVHISEMSWGKRIHHPSEVVQEGNLVNVNILGIDENKKTISLSLKDVSNDPWRDVESRFPVGSEVSGTVVKKSRYGYFVDLDQGVTALLVFGNISKDKKDSLKEGDVITVTVESIDTENRRISLSFGVTETVNNNKEVSKYLDSQEKVLQEKKASTEFGSALLAALKGKK
- the galE gene encoding UDP-glucose 4-epimerase GalE; protein product: MNILAFGGAGYIGSHVVRALIDKGHSVTVFDNMSTGRNENLFPDTHFIEGDILDYARVRYAMDKGCDAIIHLAAFKAAGESMIAPEKYSLNNITGTINLLNAAVSSGVKYIVFSSSAAVYGEPKYLPVDENHPANPANYYGFTKLEIERILHWYDRLKGLRYAALRYFNAAGYDIEGRITGLEIKPENLLPVVMEAASGVRSELAIFGDDYDTPDGTCIRDYVHVSDLADAHIRALDYISNENSSIMVNLGSENGISVKTMVEKAREVTGREIPSRIAPRRPGDPAKLVASSQLARKLLGWVAKYSDAETLIRSTWKVYQNSVVN
- a CDS encoding YdcF family protein; the encoded protein is MKFPKLLKKTQCRVPTLTGWVLFVSVVLTTGCVFFLNVHNFLSVNRPLGGSILIVEGWIPDYCLEEAARVFREGDYRMLISTGGPLKQGSYLREYNTLAELAAATLKELGIPEKQIISLPSPHTRKDRTWQSALTVKDFLLDKDSCVIDLFSFSVHSRRSAYLFRKALGKKFRVGVISTENRDYDPSRWWMFSEGVRSVLSESIAYIYARVTFSAP
- a CDS encoding lamin tail domain-containing protein codes for the protein MRIKHFAVSVFPAAMVLFLFCGDYPSSPESKNGSLVIRAQILQSNLAKASESMLTTYDSVVVVVSASDIGTMRRSKKITSGEFLFTDTFPGIPSGSNRKITVTTVDKSGFTVHVDSVGSRTVRIYPGSVSDVNAVLVPAVGSIYLQIAGIPTSVDSIFASFVSKDTSWVVHTGRNTRVFISIDKIPNKTKGTLYVSGVGPGGDTIYTASRDLTFNALSNSSVTLEFKGLPGNLSLNLSIYDPGITLVSGSMDGLNIADTESGILFITELMYKVDKAEYVEIYNPGTDSLFLDTLLVVLDKTINTITDVEIEGKGFYVFGRGDGSWIDQSNSFLNLSASGNWIALLSKDSTVIDQVIFTGESNKIEWPVVKDSRSIELVNKSYDALSNNFGRNWRECPVFYDSAGWYGTPGFKVE
- a CDS encoding DUF4184 family protein; amino-acid sequence: MPVTISHPALSVPMRRFGLFTSALVLGSMIPDFEFFLRLSDGKAIGHTIPGVFIFCLPVGLISLFVFHKLIKFPLLSLIPHNHQVRLFPVAQRFRFFPLSNFIRIVLSLVLGAFSHLLWDSLTHHDGWIVQMFPVLNSPVFVFPQGTMRVYYILQYAGSLAGIVIMVYWYLKWYWQAEPLRHIIPHRFKFAKKLAIGIGIGGFTVSGGFGYGFFTVPHLNTVEMVKKFITHTSMASMSSFMVALLTFGILWHYFIPHHKRTKKAHGNELNLRQKVSPVSQ